CAGCTTTCAAATCAGAAAAAGGTTGTGCTGGCACATAACGCTGAAGGATTTGCTTTGTTTGCAATATGCGTTGTTTCCACCGCTCCGAAAAAGAATGTTCCTGATCAACATTAACAGACTCCAGTAATTGAGTAAAAAACACATCTGATTCAACCGGGATCACGGTGGTAAGTGATTGATATGTATCCGCCACCTGTCCGTTAGGTCGGACATCCCATAACTGCGGGCTTTTATTCTTGCGCAAAACTTGTTTAATCCGTTTTGAAGTAATATGGCCGCCAACCGTAATCACCAAATCAGGCATAAACATATTCAGCTCCTCATCTGATAATGCGGACAAAACAGCGTCAAAATGACCTGTTGCCTCAGAAATAGCCAAATTAGAAAGATGTTCCGCAACAATAACAACATCGGTCTTTTGTGTAAGAAGAGACAAGATTTCCTTCAATTCATGTTGGGGAGCCATTTGCCCCACAATAATCATCCTTTTCCTGACGTGATTCCATTCGTTTGCAAAAAATGCCACCTCAAATGTTGAAGTTACATGCTCCAACCTGACAACGCGGACTACAGGCAAAGCTGCCTCAGTAAACTGATATAAAGGTTCCGATAAAGGAACATTAATGTGTACCGGACCAAATCCATTCTTTGTCAACGCTATAAGAGCCTCATTAATGAGCCTGTTGCAATACCAGTGTTCTTCATCTGTATTGATTTCAGGCAATTGGATACTCTTTTTAACTAATGATCCGAAAGCTCCGGGCTGAGGCAATGTCTGTCCATCAGTTTGGCCAATCCATGCGGCAGGCCTATCGGCAGAAAGCACCAATAAAGGAATTTCCTGATAGAATGCCTCTGCCACTGCCGGACTATAATTTAATAAAGCTGTTCCTGAAGTACAGCACACAGCCACAGGCTTCTGTAAGCGTTGCGCCATTCCTAATGCAAAAAATGCAGCGCTGCGTTCGTCAACAATAGTATAACAAATAAAATCTGGATGCTCCACAAATGTATGAATCAAAGGAGCGTTACGGGAACCGGGAGACAACACCACATGGTGAATATCAAATGCATCCATCAATGCAACCAGTTCCAAAAGGTTTTTTTTATCAGAATATGCCATAAACAATCATTCTAATCAATTTGCTTCATCATGAAGGATATTAAGCATGGTCTGCAATTTATCCTCGGTTTCCTTCCATTCTTTATGAAGCTGGGAACTCACAAGCAATCCTCCTCCTGCATAAAGAATGGTTTGATGCCGGGTCCATTCCATACAACGCAAATTTACATACAAATTCGTCTGATCGTTTTTAGAAAGCACTCCGACAAATCCGCTGTAATATTTTCTATTATAACCCTCGTTATCAACAATAAAACGGTAAGCCTTTTCTTTCGGAAATCCACACACGGCTGGTGTAGGATGGAGTTTTTTCAAAAGATCGCCTAAATGGTTATATTGGCTAAACTCAAAATCAAATGAGGTCTT
The sequence above is drawn from the Microbacter margulisiae genome and encodes:
- the menD gene encoding 2-succinyl-5-enolpyruvyl-6-hydroxy-3-cyclohexene-1-carboxylic-acid synthase, translated to MAYSDKKNLLELVALMDAFDIHHVVLSPGSRNAPLIHTFVEHPDFICYTIVDERSAAFFALGMAQRLQKPVAVCCTSGTALLNYSPAVAEAFYQEIPLLVLSADRPAAWIGQTDGQTLPQPGAFGSLVKKSIQLPEINTDEEHWYCNRLINEALIALTKNGFGPVHINVPLSEPLYQFTEAALPVVRVVRLEHVTSTFEVAFFANEWNHVRKRMIIVGQMAPQHELKEILSLLTQKTDVVIVAEHLSNLAISEATGHFDAVLSALSDEELNMFMPDLVITVGGHITSKRIKQVLRKNKSPQLWDVRPNGQVADTYQSLTTVIPVESDVFFTQLLESVNVDQEHSFSERWKQRILQTKQILQRYVPAQPFSDLKAVSAFMHGLPDNVTLQLSNSSPLRYAQLFPLKPTIEIFSNRGTNGIDGVLSTAVGFAAENQKLTFLLIGDLSFFYDINGLWNRYLSPRLRIVLLNNGGGNLFHLIGGPRKSSALDESIAYKHNTTARERAITLGFQYLSAGAEVEYESQLPLLWNANTEQPILMEVFTQTEVNSAVFNSLYQSFKNHIK